One Brassica oleracea var. oleracea cultivar TO1000 chromosome C7, BOL, whole genome shotgun sequence genomic window carries:
- the LOC106305742 gene encoding disease resistance-like protein CSA1 isoform X1: MRGIFLDMSEETKNFALERMTFTNMLNLRYLKIYDSFCPRQCKSKWELNFPDGLSLPLEEIRYLHFVKFPLKELPPDFRPENLIDLRLPYSKIQRIWEDAKDTPRLKWVDLCHSSQLFDLSALPTAENLQSLNLEGCTALKELPLEIQNMKSLVFMNLRGCTGLESLPKINLISLKTLILSGCSNLKDFQLISESIEFLHLDGTAITGLPLAIQSFQRLVVLNLKNCEMLECLPNCLGELKALEELILSGCSNLKNLSDIRESMKHLQILLIDMIGGKEMPNIITSKGQASPDKFVHGPSGWPQGVNGVSSLRRLSLNGNDFVSLQTDIWKLYNLNWLDVKNCKMLKSIPMLPPRLQYFDAQGCDSLETVSHPLAIPVLTQQKHATFNFSNCNKLDQDAKDSIISYISWKFQLVLDALSRYSEDSVLEALIGTCFPGCEVPAWFSHRAFGSVLESKLPLHWSDNKFTGIALCAVVLFPEFHEQRDRLVVKCNCVFNSKYGSPVRFGCTVGSWSKARNTSLRYELSHIFIGYTTMLDSNKHGLEDSEEGCSLTEASLEFQVTDGTEVVGSFKVLNCGFRLIYASNEMENTCWDSMTAVLPERIEHSQDEAKSHENFRSPDEIQYESSFDPTLGANSNFISETKSDAEPDLWKSLESKIVDISNVENDAGKEITVSSDRDNTSSGDQTRYVGVELRLKQMEKMLYSMPGETFIVGVVGMHGIGKTTLATMLFEKRGSKFPRRLFLTVPKECEPEQLRSMFLKKLLEHLHVNISDETTHECVKAELLQTKVFAVLDDVSDKKQLQILLGNLAWIKKGSKIVITTCDKSYLEGFAHDTYFVPPLKNREAVQLFAYHAFYKQIYPSETFLSLSRMFVDHSTGNPLALESLGSLLCGKDEACWEHELQKVRQSFNMKMGKVWRFSIKQLTEGQKDMFLDIVYFFKSEEEYFVRRLLDSENPEAVSEVRDLADKLLITISGGRVGIHDQLYALSKDLGSPGERKLWNYKDIIGYMKKSKQSGTDDVRGIFLDMSEATKNIPLERMTFINMCNLRYLKIYDSSCPRQCKSDCKLCFPDGLLFPLEEIRYLHWVKFPLEELPPDFKPRNLVDLRLPYSKIERVWEGVKDTPRLKWVDLRHSSKLCNLSALSKAENLQRLNLEGCTVLDELPAEIQNMKSLVFLNLRGCIRLWSLPNINLISLKTLILSDCSNLKNFQLISESIEFLHLDGTAITELPLAIDSLQRLVVLNLKNCEMLEFLPNCLGEVKTLEELILSGCSRLKNLSDVRESMKHLQSLLIDRIGAKEMPNITISKGQASADMFVHGPSGWPQGVNGVFSLRRLSLSGNDFVSLQTDIWELYNLNWLELKDCKMLRSIPMLPPRLQYFDAHGCDSLERVSHPLALPVRLEQIHATFNFSNCSKLDQDAKDSIVSYTRWKSELVLDALSLYNNGDSALENFTGACFPGWEVPARFSHQASGPVLEGKLSTHWRDNNLTGIALCAVILFPDYHEQRARLVVNCNCEFNNEDGSYNRFSWTIGSWSDAGKTAGKIVPSHVFISYASMLDNKKLGEKEDEEGCGHTKTYFKFQVTDGTEVLHGYEVLKCGFSLVYASDELRVQSGRHEANHYGAYSKNVAISNVRRETETMDMRLDGGHDIVELPNEMIAHGTANTSQRPNNKSPVTTLKQTRRETQVRALSVRLTGKPRVYISCHGGDLCITLVKHLVNNLTNAGVNVFIDNDERMWIKMHQLYNRIEDSRIAVVIFSKRYLASRLCLNELAKMDELAKEGRLLVISVFYQVISSDMKNLKGECGRCFREMRKRHEDEPENVQKWETSLMSMAETTGVHSEIHGIDAALVKATVKAVHRELTKIAGGKFKSLGRGVMLSARVFIFALFAALLFSLFVSPLLFADAAFAAFW; this comes from the exons ATGAGAGGTATTTTCTTGGACATGTCCGAAGAAACAAAGAACTTTGCCTTGGAAAGAATGACCTTCACCAATATGCTCAATCTTCGATACCTCAAGATATATGATTCTTTTTGTCCTCGGCAATGTAAATCAAAATGGGAATTGAACTTTCCAGATGGCCTTTCACTCCCCTTGGAAGAGATCCGGTATCTTCATTTCGTGAAATTCCCTTTGAAGGAACTTCCACCAGATTTCAGACCGGAAAATCTTATTGACCTTAGGCTGCCTTACAGCAAAATTCAACGTATTTGGGAAGATGCTAAG GACACACCACGATTAAAATGGGTAGATCTATGCCACTCCAGTCAGTTGTTCGACTTGTCAGCATTGCCAACGGCTGAAAACCTTCAAAGTTTAAATCTGGAAGGCTGCACGGCTTTGAAGGAATTGCCATTGGAGATACAAAACATGAAGTCTCTGGTTTTCATGAACTTGAGAGGATGCACAGGTCTTGAGTCTCTGCCAAAGATTAATTTAATCTCTCTGAAAACCCTCATACTCAGTGGCTGCTCAAACCTGAAGGACTTTCAACTAATTTCTGAAAGTATAGAGTTTCTTCATTTGGATGGCACAGCAATCACAGGACTTCCTCTTGCAATCCAGAGCTTCCAGAGGCTTGTTGTGTTGAATTTGAAAAACTGTGAAATGCTGGAGTGCCTTCCCAACTGTCTCGGAGAGCTGAAAGCTCTTGAAGAATTAATACTTTCTGGTTGTTCAAATCTTAAGAATCTTTCAGATATAAGGGAGAGCATGAAACATCTCCAGATCTTACTTATTGACATGATCGGAGGAAAAGAGATGCCAAACATCATTACATCCAAGGGCCAAGCTTCTCCAGATAAGTTCGTACACGGCCCAAGCGGATGGCCACAGGGTGTTAATGGAGTATCCTCTCTACGACGTCTATCGTTAAATGGAAATGATTTTGTCAGCCTGCAAACTGACATTTGGAAACTTTACAATCTTAATTGGCTCGACGTGAAGAATTGCAAGATGCTAAAGTCTATTCCGATGCTTCCACCAAGACTTCAGTACTTTGATGCTCAGGGCTGTGATTCACTCGAAACTGTTTCACATCCTTTGGCCATTCCTGTCCTGACGCAACAGAAACATGCCACTTTCAATTTTTCCAACTGTAACAAGCTGGATCAAGATGCAAAGGATAGTATTATATCATATATTAGTTGGAAATTTCAGTTAGTGTTAGATGCACTCTCTAGATACAGCGAG GATTCTGTTTTGGAAGCTTTAATTGGAACTTGCTTTCCTGGATGTGAAGTACCGGCATGGTTCAGCCATCGAGCATTTGGATCGGTGTTAGAGTCAAAGCTGCCCCTACATTGGAGTGACAACAAGTTTACTGGAATTGCCCTATGCGCTGTTGTCCTATTTCCTGAATTCCACGAGCAGAGGGACCGCCTCGTAGTGAAATGTAATTGTGTTTTTAATAGTAAATACGGTTCTCCTGTCCGCTTTGGTTGCACCGTTGGCAGTTGGAGCAAAGCACGTAACACATCACTGAGGTATGAGTTGTCTCATATATTTATTGGCTATACCACTATGCTAGATAGCAACAAACATGGTTTGGAGGATAGTGAAGAGGGTTGTAGTCTTACTGAAGCTTCCCTTGAGTTTCAAGTGACAGATGGTACGGAAGTGGTAGGAAGTTTCAAGGTTCTGAACTGTGGCTTTAGATTGATATATGCATCTAATGAAATGGAAAACACATGTTGGGATTCAATGACTGCTGTACTGCCAGAGAGGATCGAGCACTCCCAAGATGAAGCAAAATCTCATGAGAATTTCCGAAGCCCTGATGAAATCCAATATGAGTCTTCCTTTGATCCAACTCTGGGAGCCAATTCAAATTTTATAAGTGAAACAAAATCTGATGCCGAACCTGATTTGTGGAAGAGCTTGGAAAGCAAGATAGTTGACATTTCAAATGTAGAAAATGACGCAGGAAAGGAAATCACCGTAAGCTCTGATCGTGACAACACATCGTCTGGAGATCAAACACGTTACGTTGGAGTTGAGCTGCGACTCAAGCAAATGGAAAAAATGTTGTACTCGATGCCTGGAGAAACTTTTATTGTTGGAGTTGTTGGGATGCATGGCATTGGTAAAACAACTCTCGCAACAATGTTGTTTGAAAAGCGTGGGTCGAAGTTTCCAAGACGCTTGTTTTTGACAGTGCCTAAGGAGTGCGAACCTGAGCAGTTGCGGAGCATGTTCCTTAAAAAGTTACTCGAACACCTGCATGTAAATATAAGCGACGAGACAACACATGAATGCGTGAAAGCTGAACTGCTTCAGACCAAGGTTTTCGCCGTTCTCGATGACGTCAGTGACAAGAAACAGTTACAGATTCTCCTCGGCAACCTCGCCTGGATTAAAAAGGGAAGCAAGATTGTTATTACAACTTGTGACAAGTCATACCTTGAGGGATTTGCTCATGATACTTATTTCGTCCCGCCATTGAAAAACAGAGAGGCTGTTCAACTCTTTGCTTATCATGCCTTCTATAAACAAATCTACCCCTCAGAAACCTTTCTTTCGCTGTCAAGAATGTTCGTGGATCATTCTACAGGCAACCCACTGGCTCTGGAGTCACTAGGAAGCCTCCTCTGTGGGAAAGACGAGGCTTGCTGGGAACATGAACTGCAAAAAGTGAGACAAAGTTTCAATATGAAGATGGGAAAAGTCTGGAGATTCTCTATTAAGCAACTTACTGAGGGGCAGAAGGATATGTTTCTGGACATAGTGTATTTTTTCAAATCAGAGGAAGAGTATTTTGTTAGACGTTTACTGGATTCAGAAAATCCTGAAGCTGTGAGTGAAGTTAGAGATCTCGCCGACAAGTTGCTTATTACAATTTCTGGTGGGCGAGTAGGGATCCATGATCAACTGTATGCATTGAGCAAGGACCTTGGTTCCCCTGGGGAGCGTAAGCTGTGGAACTACAAAGATATCATCGGCTATATGAAAAAAAGTAAACAATCG GGAACTGATGATGTGAGAGGTATTTTCTTAGACATGTCTGAAGCAACAAAGAACATTCCCTTGGAAAGAATGACCTTCATCAATATGTGCAATCTTCGATACCTCAAGATTTATGATTCATCTTGTCCTCGACAATGTAAATCTGACTGCAAATTATGCTTCCCCGATGGACTTTTATTCCCCTTGGAAGAGATTCGATATCTCCATTGGGTGAAATTCCCGTTGGAGGAACTTCCACCAGATTTCAAACCAAGAAATCTGGTTGACCTTAGGCTGCCTTACAGCAAAATTGAACGTGTATGGGAAGGTGTTAAG GACACGCCACGACTCAAGTGGGTAGATCTACGCCATTCGAGTAAGTTGTGCAACTTGTCAGCATTGTCAAAGGCTGAAAATCTTCAAAGATTAAACTTGGAAGGCTGCACGGTTTTGGATGAGTTGCCGGCGGAGATTCAAAATATGAAGTCTCTGGTTTTCCTGAACTTGCGAGGATGCATACGTCTTTGGTCTCTGCCAAATATTAATTTAATCTCTCTAAAAACCCTCATACTCAGTGACTGCTCAAACCTCAAGAACTTTCAGTTAATTTCCGAAAGTATAGAATTTCTTCATTTGGATGGCACAGCAATCACGGAACTTCCTCTTGCCATAGACAGTCTCCAGAGGCTTGTTGTGTTGAATCTGAAAAACTGTGAAATGCTGGAGTTCCTTCCCAACTGTCTCGGAGAGGTGAAAACTCTTGAAGAGTTAATACTTTCTGGTTGTTCAAGGCTTAAGAATCTTTCAGATGTAAGGGAGAGCATGAAACATCTCCAGAGCTTACTTATTGACAGGATCGGAGCAAAAGAGATGCCAAACATCACTATATCCAAGGGCCAAGCTTCTGCAGATATGTTCGTACACGGCCCTAGCGGATGGCCACAGGGTGTTAATGGAGTATTCTCTCTGCGGCGTCTATCGTTAAGTGGAAATGATTTTGTCAGCCTGCAAACTGATATTTGGGAACTTTACAATCTAAATTGGCTTGAATTGAAGGATTGCAAGATGCTGAGGTCTATTCCAATGCTTCCACCAAGACTTCAGTACTTTGATGCTCATGGCTGTGATTCCCTCGAAAGAGTTTCACATCCTCTTGCTCTTCCGGTGCGGCTGGAGCAGATCCATGCCACATTTAATTTTTCTAACTGCAGCAAGTTGGATCAAGATGCAAAGGATAGTATCGTATCTTATACTCGGTGGAAAAGTGAGTTAGTGTTAGATGCACTCTCTCTATACAACAACGGG GATTCTGCTTTGGAAAATTTCACTGGAGCTTGCTTTCCTGGATGGGAAGTACCCGCACGATTTAGTCATCAAGCATCTGGACCGGTGTTAGAGGGAAAGCTGTCTACACACTGGAGAGACAACAACTTAACTGGAATAGCTCTATGCGCTGTTATCCTGTTTCCTGACTACCATGAGCAGAGGGCCCGCCTTGTAGTGAATTGTAATTGTGAGTTTAATAATGAAGACGGGTCTTATAACCGCTTTAGTTGGACTATTGGCAGTTGGAGTGATGCAGGTAAAACAGCTGGGAAGATTGTACCATCTCATGTCTTTATTAGCTATGCATCTATGTTGGATAACAAGAAACTTGGTGAGAAAGAAGACGAAGAGGGTTGTGGTCATACCAAGACTTATTTTAAATTTCAAGTAACAGACGGTACGGAAGTGTTACATGGTTACGAGGTGCTGAAGTGTGGCTTTAGTTTGGTATATGCATCCGATGAATTGCGGGTCCAGTCTGGTAGACACGAAGCAAATCACTACGGAGCATATTCAAAAAATG TAGCAATCTCTAATGTAAGGAGGGAAACGGAAACAATGGATATGCGGCTGGATGGTGGGCATGACATAGTTGAATTGCCAAATGAAATGATAGCACATGGAACC GCTAACACTTCCCAACGACCTAATAACAAGTCTCCTGTAACCACATTGAAGCAAACAAGAAGAGAGACACAAGTTCGAGCATTGTCTGTTCGGTTGACTGGGAAGCCTCGGGTTTACATCAGTTGCCATGGAGGTGATCTGTGCATCACTTTGGTCAAACATCTCGTGAATAATTTGACAAATGCTGGGGTCAACGTCTTCATAGACAACGACGAGAGAATGTGGATTAAAATGCACCAGCTCTACAATAGGATCGAGGATTCAAGGATCGCAGTTGTTATCTTCTCCAAGAGGTACCTAGCTTCACGGTTGTGCTTGAACGAGCTTGCGAAGATGGACGAGCTAGCAAAGGAAGGAAGACTCCTAGTAATTTCCGTCTTCTACCAGGTGATATCTAGCGACATGAAAAATCTCAAGGGAGAGTGCGGACGATGTTTCAGGGAGATGAGAAAGAGACACGAGGACGAACCCGAGAATGTCCAGAAATGGGAGACTTCCTTGATGTCAATGGCAGAGACAACCGGCGTACACTCGGAAATTCACGG CATAGATGCCGCTCTTGTTAAAGCGACTGTTAAGGCAGTTCATAGAGAGCTAACAAAGATAGCTGGAGGAAAATTCAAGTCCCTCGGAAGAGGAGTTATGTTAAGTGCACGTGTGTTCATTTTTGCCTTGTTTGCGGC